Proteins co-encoded in one Brassica rapa cultivar Chiifu-401-42 chromosome A02, CAAS_Brap_v3.01, whole genome shotgun sequence genomic window:
- the LOC103850542 gene encoding uncharacterized protein LOC103850542 isoform X1, which translates to MSTPRVFFSDLKSGKCSSAVEARLLRFWEAKNVKRGGELMWVDMLLIDVNATLMQATIYANRLSRFRSKLAAGTMYTVSGFDVARCAQNFRLTDSPLLIRFNDSTAFDELIEPVSPLPEEGFRFRNQSELIGLANTSTQLPDIVGEITAVKSNVCDTPGEKSRLMATIKLDKDSTVTLSFFESQAEAFHKRLEDMHGDPRVVVATSINPKMIGGGLFLNATSGTHVYFDKETKSGEDYFYRLVARDNGVPSAAPLLKGYAKVESLTISELISFVASAQSQDIDFVCTGRVVRLDVDKGWCYVACAKCSKKLQRTVSALECVRCNNPNAVGVLRYRLELAIADNTAEGTFVCFDGVMTKLHNLRASEAGQMLAVEGENPEDMMVPPFISDMEGKTLTFQVRVSAFNFTAHHQTFTITRILKEHERIPAPDFVVSGGNDEDDNNLGDGGHVPVRGDSGEGSSGPDKKADGTPADAAVEKSSRPSTSAAKKARVV; encoded by the exons ATGTCTACTCCCAGGGTTTTCTTCTCAGACCTCAAGTCCGGCAAGTGCTCATCCGCTGTTGAAGCTCGACTTCTGCGATTCTGGGAGGCGAAGAATGTGAAACGCGGTGGGGAGTTGATGTGGGTCGACATGCTCTTGATTGATGTCAAT GCGACATTGATGCAAGCCACCATCTATGCTAACCGCCTTTCAAGATTCCGTTCCAAACTCGCCGCCGGAACGATGTACACCGTCTCTGGATTCGATGTGGCTCGATGTGCCCAGAATTTCCGGCTCACCGACTCCCCTCTGCTGATCCGGTTCAATGATTCCACCGCCTTTGATGAGCTAATCGAGCCGGTTAGTCCATTACCTGAAGAAGGATTCCGGTTCCGTAACCAGTCTGAATTGATTGGTCTAGCCAACACGAGTACACAGCTACCAG ATATTGTAGGTGAGATCACTGCAGTGAAGAGTAACGTGTGTGATACTCCTGGAGAAAAGAGTCGTCTCATGGCTACTATCAAACTGgataa GGATTCAACCGTCACCTTGAGTTTCTTTGAAAGTCAAGCAGAGGCTTTTCACAAAAGGCTTGAGGATATGCATGGTGACCCCAGAGTTGTTGTTGCAACCAGCATTAATCCAAAGATGATTGGAG GTGGTTTGTTCTTAAATGCAACATCTGGAACCCACGTGTATTTTGACAAGGAGACGAAGTCAGGGGAGGATTACTTCTATAGATTGGTCGCCAGGGACAATGGAGTTCCTTCTGCTGCACCATTGCTGAAAGGATATGCAAAGGTGGAGAGCTTGACCATATCGGAACTTATAAGTTTTGTCGCCTCTGCTCAGTCACAG GACATTGACTTTGTCTGCACTGGGAGAGTGGTTCGACTCGACGTGGATAAGGGATGGTGTTACGTTGCATGCGCTAAATGCAGTAAGAAATTGCAGCGTACTGTCTCTGCTTTGGAGTGTGTGCGATGTAATAATCCTAATGCTGTCGGAGTTCTTCG TTATCGTCTGGAGTTGGCAATCGCTGATAACACTGCTGAAGGTACATTCGTGTGTTTTGATGGTGTGATGACTAAGCTGCATAATCTCCGAGCAAGTGAGGCTGGTCAGATGTTG GCGGTAGAAGGAGAGAATCCTGAGGACATGATGGTGCCACCGTTTATCAGTGACATGGAAGGAAAGACTCTCACTTTCCAGGTCAGAGTTAGCGCGTTCAACTTCACCGCGCACCATCAGACTTTTACCATCACCCGTATCCTTAAGGAGCACGAGCGTATTCCAGCTCCTGACTTTGTCGTAAGT GGAGGGAACGATGAGGATGATAATAACCTTGGAGATGGTGGTCATGTTCCAGTCCGCGGTGACTCTGGAGAAGGCAGCAGTGGTCCTGATAAGAAGGCGGATGGGACTCCAGCCGATGCTGCGGTGGAGAAGAGTTCTCGCCCATCTACCAGTGCAGCCAAGAAAGCTCGTGTTGTTTGA
- the LOC103850542 gene encoding uncharacterized protein LOC103850542 isoform X3 — protein sequence MWVDMLLIDVNATLMQATIYANRLSRFRSKLAAGTMYTVSGFDVARCAQNFRLTDSPLLIRFNDSTAFDELIEPVSPLPEEGFRFRNQSELIGLANTSTQLPDIVGEITAVKSNVCDTPGEKSRLMATIKLDKDSTVTLSFFESQAEAFHKRLEDMHGDPRVVVATSINPKMIGGGLFLNATSGTHVYFDKETKSGEDYFYRLVARDNGVPSAAPLLKGYAKVESLTISELISFVASAQSQDIDFVCTGRVVRLDVDKGWCYVACAKCSKKLQRTVSALECVRCNNPNAVGVLRYRLELAIADNTAEGTFVCFDGVMTKLHNLRASEAGQMLAVEGENPEDMMVPPFISDMEGKTLTFQVRVSAFNFTAHHQTFTITRILKEHERIPAPDFVVSGGNDEDDNNLGDGGHVPVRGDSGEGSSGPDKKADGTPADAAVEKSSRPSTSAAKKARVV from the exons ATGTGGGTCGACATGCTCTTGATTGATGTCAAT GCGACATTGATGCAAGCCACCATCTATGCTAACCGCCTTTCAAGATTCCGTTCCAAACTCGCCGCCGGAACGATGTACACCGTCTCTGGATTCGATGTGGCTCGATGTGCCCAGAATTTCCGGCTCACCGACTCCCCTCTGCTGATCCGGTTCAATGATTCCACCGCCTTTGATGAGCTAATCGAGCCGGTTAGTCCATTACCTGAAGAAGGATTCCGGTTCCGTAACCAGTCTGAATTGATTGGTCTAGCCAACACGAGTACACAGCTACCAG ATATTGTAGGTGAGATCACTGCAGTGAAGAGTAACGTGTGTGATACTCCTGGAGAAAAGAGTCGTCTCATGGCTACTATCAAACTGgataa GGATTCAACCGTCACCTTGAGTTTCTTTGAAAGTCAAGCAGAGGCTTTTCACAAAAGGCTTGAGGATATGCATGGTGACCCCAGAGTTGTTGTTGCAACCAGCATTAATCCAAAGATGATTGGAG GTGGTTTGTTCTTAAATGCAACATCTGGAACCCACGTGTATTTTGACAAGGAGACGAAGTCAGGGGAGGATTACTTCTATAGATTGGTCGCCAGGGACAATGGAGTTCCTTCTGCTGCACCATTGCTGAAAGGATATGCAAAGGTGGAGAGCTTGACCATATCGGAACTTATAAGTTTTGTCGCCTCTGCTCAGTCACAG GACATTGACTTTGTCTGCACTGGGAGAGTGGTTCGACTCGACGTGGATAAGGGATGGTGTTACGTTGCATGCGCTAAATGCAGTAAGAAATTGCAGCGTACTGTCTCTGCTTTGGAGTGTGTGCGATGTAATAATCCTAATGCTGTCGGAGTTCTTCG TTATCGTCTGGAGTTGGCAATCGCTGATAACACTGCTGAAGGTACATTCGTGTGTTTTGATGGTGTGATGACTAAGCTGCATAATCTCCGAGCAAGTGAGGCTGGTCAGATGTTG GCGGTAGAAGGAGAGAATCCTGAGGACATGATGGTGCCACCGTTTATCAGTGACATGGAAGGAAAGACTCTCACTTTCCAGGTCAGAGTTAGCGCGTTCAACTTCACCGCGCACCATCAGACTTTTACCATCACCCGTATCCTTAAGGAGCACGAGCGTATTCCAGCTCCTGACTTTGTCGTAAGT GGAGGGAACGATGAGGATGATAATAACCTTGGAGATGGTGGTCATGTTCCAGTCCGCGGTGACTCTGGAGAAGGCAGCAGTGGTCCTGATAAGAAGGCGGATGGGACTCCAGCCGATGCTGCGGTGGAGAAGAGTTCTCGCCCATCTACCAGTGCAGCCAAGAAAGCTCGTGTTGTTTGA
- the LOC103850542 gene encoding uncharacterized protein LOC103850542 isoform X2, which yields MSTPRVFFSDLKSGKCSSAVEARLLRFWEAKNVKRGGELMWVDMLLIDVNATLMQATIYANRLSRFRSKLAAGTMYTVSGFDVARCAQNFRLTDSPLLIRFNDSTAFDELIEPVSPLPEEGFRFRNQSELIGLANTSTQLPDIVGEITAVKSNVCDTPGEKSRLMATIKLDKDSTVTLSFFESQAEAFHKRLEDMHGDPRVVVATSINPKMIGGGLFLNATSGTHVYFDKETKSGEDYFYRLVARDNGVPSAAPLLKGYAKVESLTISELISFVASAQSQDIDFVCTGRVVRLDVDKGWCYVACAKCSKKLQRTVSALECVRCNNPNAVGVLRYRLELAIADNTAEGTFVCFDGVMTKLHNLRASEAGQMLAVEGENPEDMMVPPFISDMEGKTLTFQVRVSAFNFTAHHQTFTITRILKEHERIPAPDFVGGNDEDDNNLGDGGHVPVRGDSGEGSSGPDKKADGTPADAAVEKSSRPSTSAAKKARVV from the exons ATGTCTACTCCCAGGGTTTTCTTCTCAGACCTCAAGTCCGGCAAGTGCTCATCCGCTGTTGAAGCTCGACTTCTGCGATTCTGGGAGGCGAAGAATGTGAAACGCGGTGGGGAGTTGATGTGGGTCGACATGCTCTTGATTGATGTCAAT GCGACATTGATGCAAGCCACCATCTATGCTAACCGCCTTTCAAGATTCCGTTCCAAACTCGCCGCCGGAACGATGTACACCGTCTCTGGATTCGATGTGGCTCGATGTGCCCAGAATTTCCGGCTCACCGACTCCCCTCTGCTGATCCGGTTCAATGATTCCACCGCCTTTGATGAGCTAATCGAGCCGGTTAGTCCATTACCTGAAGAAGGATTCCGGTTCCGTAACCAGTCTGAATTGATTGGTCTAGCCAACACGAGTACACAGCTACCAG ATATTGTAGGTGAGATCACTGCAGTGAAGAGTAACGTGTGTGATACTCCTGGAGAAAAGAGTCGTCTCATGGCTACTATCAAACTGgataa GGATTCAACCGTCACCTTGAGTTTCTTTGAAAGTCAAGCAGAGGCTTTTCACAAAAGGCTTGAGGATATGCATGGTGACCCCAGAGTTGTTGTTGCAACCAGCATTAATCCAAAGATGATTGGAG GTGGTTTGTTCTTAAATGCAACATCTGGAACCCACGTGTATTTTGACAAGGAGACGAAGTCAGGGGAGGATTACTTCTATAGATTGGTCGCCAGGGACAATGGAGTTCCTTCTGCTGCACCATTGCTGAAAGGATATGCAAAGGTGGAGAGCTTGACCATATCGGAACTTATAAGTTTTGTCGCCTCTGCTCAGTCACAG GACATTGACTTTGTCTGCACTGGGAGAGTGGTTCGACTCGACGTGGATAAGGGATGGTGTTACGTTGCATGCGCTAAATGCAGTAAGAAATTGCAGCGTACTGTCTCTGCTTTGGAGTGTGTGCGATGTAATAATCCTAATGCTGTCGGAGTTCTTCG TTATCGTCTGGAGTTGGCAATCGCTGATAACACTGCTGAAGGTACATTCGTGTGTTTTGATGGTGTGATGACTAAGCTGCATAATCTCCGAGCAAGTGAGGCTGGTCAGATGTTG GCGGTAGAAGGAGAGAATCCTGAGGACATGATGGTGCCACCGTTTATCAGTGACATGGAAGGAAAGACTCTCACTTTCCAGGTCAGAGTTAGCGCGTTCAACTTCACCGCGCACCATCAGACTTTTACCATCACCCGTATCCTTAAGGAGCACGAGCGTATTCCAGCTCCTGACTTTGTC GGAGGGAACGATGAGGATGATAATAACCTTGGAGATGGTGGTCATGTTCCAGTCCGCGGTGACTCTGGAGAAGGCAGCAGTGGTCCTGATAAGAAGGCGGATGGGACTCCAGCCGATGCTGCGGTGGAGAAGAGTTCTCGCCCATCTACCAGTGCAGCCAAGAAAGCTCGTGTTGTTTGA
- the LOC103850544 gene encoding zinc finger protein ZAT5-like, with product MEAFEEAIAASKEQSLILKGKRTKRQRPQSPVPFSSSPPIVSCHAHDIEEEYTDLDSKENALGNNVENHKKDGVITSSSSSASWSSNNNPTLKAEEDEEDLDIASCLILLSRGHSLPQLKIPNHETTYNNKTYKFSSRRFLETSSSNGGGKAGYYVYQCKTCDRTFSSFQALGGHRASHKKPKATSFYSNLEHLKKNIYENDSLATTTTIYNNNKNRSLVVYGKAGNNKVHKCGICGAEFTSGQALGGHMRRHRGAVVVAPTVTVALAAANTELSLSSMSFDQISTKRAKKMVVSLDLDLNLPALELEDENMVNGFSLGFKQKHEQEHQQTKQRDEPKCLVLSPPTSVDCHY from the coding sequence ATGGAAGCGTTTGAAGAGGCGATAGCAGCCTCAAAGGAGCAATCACTGATCCTTAAAGGAAAGAGGACAAAGCGACAACGTCCACAATCCCCTGTTCCTTTCTCTAGCTCTCCTCCTATAGTTTCGTGCCACGCACACGACATTGAAGAGGAATACACTGATCTTGATTCCAAGGAAAATGCCTTAGGCAATAATGTGGAGAACCACAAGAAGGATGGTGTTATCACGTCTTCATCTTCGTCAGCCTCTTGGTCCTCTAACAACAACCCAACATTAAAGGCCGAAGAAGACGAGGAAGATCTAGACATAGCCAGTTGTTTGATCCTCCTTTCCCGAGGCCACTCTCTTCCACAGCTCAAGATACCTAACCACGAAACAACATACAACAATAAGACGTATAAATTTAGCAGCAGGAGGTTCCTAGAGACTTCTTCATCTAACGGTGGCGGTAAAGCTGGTTACTATGTTTATCAGTGCAAAACATGTGACCGGACCTTCTCTTCTTTTCAGGCTTTAGGTGGCCATAGAGCTAGCCACAAAAAACCTAAGGCCACCTCCTTTTACTCCAACCTTGAGCACCTCAAGAAGAACATATACGAAAATGATTCACTCGCCACAACCACAACTATTTACAATAACAACAAGAATAGATCGCTTGTCGTGTACGGTAAGGCAGGTAACAACAAGGTTCATAAATGTGGAATCTGTGGAGCCGAGTTTACGTCAGGACAAGCCTTAGGTGGCCACATGAGACGGCATAGAGGCGCGGTTGTTGTTGCTCCCACTGTGACGGTGGCCTTAGCTGCAGCCAACACGGAGTTATCATTGTCTTCGATGTCGTTCGATCAAATATCGACAAAGAGAGCTAAGAAGATGGTGGTGTCATTGGATTTGGATCTGAATCTACCCGCACTGGAACTGGAAGATGAGAATATGGTCAACGGATTCAGCTTAGGTTTTAAGCAAAAACATGAACAAGAACATCAACAGACAAAGCAAAGAGATGAACCAAAGTGTCTTGTCTTGTCTCCTCCTACTTCGGTGGATTGCCATtactga